The following coding sequences are from one Enterococcus sp. 4G2_DIV0659 window:
- a CDS encoding BhlA/UviB family holin-like peptide, translating to MEKIIEGLLTNPEQITFAILFVGLLVWVMKQNNEREKRYQGTIDKLTDALGDVESIKSTVDKIHEKLN from the coding sequence TTGGAAAAAATTATCGAAGGGTTACTAACTAATCCTGAGCAGATCACGTTTGCTATATTATTTGTTGGATTATTAGTTTGGGTGATGAAGCAAAATAATGAGCGTGAAAAACGTTATCAAGGCACTATAGATAAATTGACAGATGCATTAGGAGATGTTGAGTCTATCAAAAGTACAGTGGATAAGATCCACGAAAAATTAAATTAA
- a CDS encoding N-acetylmuramoyl-L-alanine amidase has translation MKKFSKFLLSLIVVTGLWLPVGAQAYTIEQDPIRFSYHPGYATNEIIVLHEAGNPSNVGADSLDREVSFMKRNWQNAYVSYFVGSGGRVKQLAPNGYYQYGAGATGNSKAYAQIELARTNNAETFKKDYAAYVNLTRDLAKQAGFTFDLDDGTAYGIKTHEWITNNWWGDHTDPYGYLAQWGISKSRLSQDLMNGLPEDGSETIVKPNKPNTPKYKVGQHIRFATIYNTPDDPNEKHINADQKWTQVGTITQKLDGRKNLYKIENSGKLLGYVNDGDIVEIWNPNQSTAPSKPQESNLVAMNGTFTTNQSLPVSPDTTVESAALAWYDPFESMEYDGYVMANGYAWVSYIDYGGTRRYVAVGPNDGQVDTTWGTGFFN, from the coding sequence ATGAAGAAATTTAGCAAGTTTTTATTATCATTGATTGTTGTTACAGGTTTGTGGTTGCCAGTTGGAGCACAAGCGTATACGATCGAACAAGATCCAATTCGATTTAGTTATCATCCAGGATATGCAACGAATGAAATTATTGTGTTACATGAAGCTGGCAATCCGAGTAATGTAGGCGCTGATAGTTTAGATCGTGAAGTAAGCTTTATGAAGCGTAACTGGCAAAATGCCTATGTATCTTACTTTGTCGGTAGTGGCGGCCGAGTTAAGCAATTGGCGCCTAATGGTTATTATCAATATGGAGCTGGCGCAACAGGTAATAGTAAGGCGTACGCTCAAATTGAGTTAGCTCGCACAAACAATGCGGAAACATTCAAAAAAGACTATGCTGCCTACGTTAATCTTACTCGTGACTTAGCGAAACAGGCTGGGTTTACTTTTGATTTAGACGACGGTACAGCGTATGGCATTAAAACCCATGAATGGATCACAAACAATTGGTGGGGCGATCATACTGATCCTTACGGATATTTGGCACAATGGGGTATTAGCAAATCTCGTTTGTCTCAAGACTTAATGAATGGCTTACCTGAGGATGGTAGTGAGACGATTGTTAAACCTAACAAGCCAAATACACCTAAATACAAAGTTGGGCAACACATCCGTTTTGCGACAATTTACAATACTCCTGATGATCCAAACGAAAAACATATCAATGCTGATCAAAAATGGACACAGGTGGGAACTATCACTCAAAAACTAGATGGTCGTAAAAATCTCTATAAAATTGAGAACAGTGGCAAGTTATTAGGTTACGTCAATGATGGGGACATCGTGGAGATTTGGAATCCTAATCAATCAACTGCACCATCTAAGCCACAAGAGTCTAATCTAGTGGCTATGAATGGGACGTTTACGACTAATCAAAGCTTGCCAGTGTCGCCAGATACAACAGTTGAGAGTGCTGCTTTGGCTTGGTATGATCCTTTTGAGTCAATGGAGTATGATGGTTATGTCATGGCCAATGGTTATGCATGGGTAAGTTACATTGATTATGGTGGTACACGTCGCTATGTTGCTGTAGGTCCAAATGATGGGCAGGTCGATACAACGTGGGGTACAGGGTTCTTTAATTAA
- the rplU gene encoding 50S ribosomal protein L21, whose protein sequence is MYAIIKTGGKQVKVEVGQAIYVEKLDVEAGEKVVFDEVILVGGESTKVGAPTVAGATVEGTVEKHGKQKKVVTFKYKPKKHTHRKQGHRQPYTKVVINAINA, encoded by the coding sequence ATGTACGCAATTATCAAAACTGGTGGTAAACAAGTAAAAGTTGAGGTAGGTCAAGCAATTTACGTTGAAAAATTAGACGTAGAAGCTGGCGAAAAAGTTGTTTTTGACGAAGTTATCTTAGTAGGTGGCGAGTCTACGAAAGTAGGAGCTCCAACTGTTGCAGGTGCAACTGTCGAAGGAACTGTAGAGAAACACGGCAAACAAAAGAAAGTCGTGACGTTCAAATACAAACCTAAAAAACACACTCACCGCAAACAAGGTCACCGTCAACCATATACAAAAGTTGTAATCAACGCAATCAACGCATAA
- a CDS encoding ribosomal-processing cysteine protease Prp produces MIKSSFKRNGAGQIVSFEVSGHAESGPYGSDIVCAAVSALAISTVNGIDALAGFEPIVETNETEGGYLYVEMISKANQEQTNIAQILLENLLLGLQAVEQENLEFIQVKTINEK; encoded by the coding sequence ATGATTAAAAGTTCTTTTAAACGAAATGGCGCAGGTCAAATCGTTTCATTTGAAGTCTCAGGGCATGCCGAATCAGGTCCTTATGGCAGTGATATCGTTTGTGCAGCTGTGTCTGCTTTAGCGATTAGCACAGTCAATGGCATTGATGCTTTAGCTGGTTTTGAACCGATTGTTGAAACCAACGAAACAGAAGGTGGTTACCTTTATGTTGAGATGATTTCAAAAGCCAATCAAGAACAAACCAACATTGCCCAAATTCTCTTGGAAAACCTTTTACTAGGTTTACAAGCAGTCGAGCAAGAAAATCTTGAATTTATTCAAGTCAAAACCATAAATGAAAAATAG
- the rpmA gene encoding 50S ribosomal protein L27 yields MLLNMNLQLFAHKKGGGSTSNGRDSESKRLGAKSADGQTVTGGSILYRQRGTKIYPGANVGIGGDDTLFAKVDGVVRFERKGRDKKQVSVYPVAQ; encoded by the coding sequence ATGTTATTAAACATGAATTTACAATTATTCGCCCACAAAAAAGGTGGAGGTTCTACTTCCAATGGTCGTGATTCAGAATCTAAACGCCTAGGTGCTAAAAGTGCTGATGGACAAACTGTTACTGGTGGATCAATTTTATACCGTCAACGCGGAACTAAAATTTACCCAGGAGCAAACGTCGGTATTGGTGGCGACGACACGTTATTTGCTAAAGTTGATGGTGTAGTACGTTTTGAACGTAAAGGCCGCGACAAAAAACAAGTGTCTGTTTATCCAGTAGCTCAATAA
- a CDS encoding DUF2798 domain-containing protein, protein MPKTKKEGLFFTTIVCFFMVVSMSAYNLLLHGQFSLSNLVGGLVPGFVVAFLLDIFLVSSTAKKIAFALPINKEKKIYMILAVSSCMVLGMVLFMSMYGVIVQFGFTDGFLNYYLEGVTKNLIMALPLQLLFVGPICRMILSKTRQSSWLKENSRIKE, encoded by the coding sequence ATGCCAAAAACAAAAAAAGAAGGGTTATTTTTTACTACCATTGTGTGTTTTTTTATGGTGGTATCTATGAGTGCCTATAATCTCTTATTACATGGGCAATTTTCATTAAGTAATTTAGTCGGTGGGCTTGTGCCAGGGTTTGTTGTTGCTTTTTTATTGGACATATTCCTTGTTTCATCAACAGCGAAGAAGATTGCTTTTGCTTTGCCAATAAATAAAGAGAAAAAAATCTACATGATTCTTGCTGTTTCTAGTTGTATGGTTTTAGGAATGGTTCTTTTTATGTCGATGTACGGTGTTATCGTTCAATTTGGTTTTACAGATGGTTTTTTGAACTATTACCTTGAAGGAGTTACTAAAAATCTGATTATGGCTTTACCATTACAACTATTGTTTGTGGGACCGATTTGCAGAATGATTTTAAGCAAGACCCGTCAAAGTAGTTGGCTAAAAGAAAATAGCCGAATAAAAGAATAG
- a CDS encoding metallophosphoesterase: MKKRFIIYLLFLAMIGMVLYAFFIEPKRIVTHRYTVGSNDGQPSVKVVQLSDIHIQENYPVSQLEKIVTKVNNEKPDIIFFTGDLFDNYAQYGPTEEVIAALSRLSAPLGKYAVWGNHDYGGAAIHAYPEILAAADFQLLENTGQNISLSHEKSIYVAGLDDSLLGNSSIDDALANRQSPYTILLSHEPDEADNVLDKNIQLILSGHSHGGQVKIPFLTIKNVMAENYFERFYTLANDTTLYVNTGLGTTKIPARFRVPPEIAVFDLYV; encoded by the coding sequence ATGAAAAAAAGATTCATTATCTATTTACTATTTTTAGCAATGATTGGTATGGTTCTCTACGCCTTTTTTATAGAGCCAAAAAGAATCGTTACACATCGCTACACAGTTGGAAGCAACGATGGGCAACCATCCGTTAAGGTCGTTCAGCTTTCAGATATTCATATTCAAGAAAATTATCCTGTCTCTCAATTAGAAAAAATTGTAACGAAAGTAAACAACGAAAAACCAGATATCATTTTCTTTACAGGAGATTTATTTGATAATTATGCGCAATATGGTCCTACCGAAGAAGTCATTGCTGCGCTAAGTCGCCTATCTGCTCCTTTAGGAAAATATGCGGTTTGGGGGAATCATGATTATGGTGGCGCCGCAATCCATGCATATCCTGAAATATTGGCGGCTGCTGATTTTCAATTATTGGAAAATACCGGGCAAAACATTTCATTATCACACGAAAAATCAATTTATGTCGCAGGATTGGATGACTCTTTATTAGGAAATTCTTCCATTGATGATGCATTAGCCAACCGTCAAAGCCCATATACTATTTTACTTAGCCACGAACCAGATGAAGCTGATAACGTACTAGATAAAAATATCCAATTAATCTTGTCTGGTCATAGCCATGGGGGACAAGTAAAGATTCCGTTTCTAACAATCAAAAATGTCATGGCAGAAAATTATTTTGAAAGATTTTATACGCTAGCCAATGACACAACCTTATACGTCAATACAGGTTTGGGTACAACAAAAATCCCAGCGCGTTTTAGAGTTCCACCAGAAATCGCTGTTTTTGATCTCTATGTATAA